The region GGTGAACGATACCGGAGAAACCGCCCATTTATCGATTCTGGACGGGCTGGATAACATTTATATCCATAAAGAGGAATGTACTCACCCAGTTCGGATCCTAACCCATGTCGGCAGACGAAACCCCGCGTATTGCACCAGTTCCGGAAAAGTTCTCCTTGCGTTTGATGATGGAAACACTGTTGAAGAGATCATTGATCAAGGGCTGGTCGCCTATACAGAAAACAGCATCACCGATCCGGACAAATTGCGGAATGAGCTTGAAACGATTCATGACCAGGGCTATGCTGTCAGCACTGAGGAATTGACAGAAGGAACTAGATCTGTCGCTGCCCCCATCCGAGACTATACCGGAAAAGTCGTCAGCGCTATTACAGTTGTTGGACCCATTCAGCGCATGGCTGACAATAAAATTCGCGATATTGCCAAAAAGGTCAAAGAAGCCGGAAATGAAGCATCGGAACGACTGGGCTATGACAAGCGATATTTTAAGCGGTTTGAACAGATGAATCTGTAAATATTAGTCGACATACCCGGGTGGTGCCTGTACCGCCCGGAGATTAGTAAAAAACCTTCCCCAACTTCGCAGTCAGAGAAGGTTTTTTCACCCTTTTATCTTTATTCATCCAAAACGGTCTTGGCAATATTTCCATCCAATTCCTCAAACTCATCCAATGAAATCGTGTCATACAATTCCTGGCGTGTCTGCATGTCGGAAAGTCCTTCTTTTTGGGTACCTTCTTCCATAATAAGCTGAAAAATCCGTTCATATGCCTTTGCAGCCACCCTTAAGGATGTAACCGGATAGATTACCATACCGAATCCCATATCCTGAAATTCCTGTGCGGTAAAGTACGGGGTCTTGCCAAATTCCGTCATATTCGCGAGTAATGGTACATCCAGCTTTCCTGCAAATAAACGAAATTCCTCTTCCGTTTGCAATGCTTCCGGGAAGATTGCGTCCGCACCTGCTTCCACGTAAAAATTAGCCCGCTCAATTGCCGAATCCATCCCTTCAACTGCTTTGGCATCTGTTCGCGCCACAACAACTAGAGATGGTGCCACTTCCTTGATTGCTCTGATCTTTTGCGCCAGTTCTTCTTTTGCAACAAGCTGTTTTCCATTTAAATGACCGCACTTTTTTGGGAGCTTTTGATCCTCTATTTGAACGGCGGCCACCTTTGCCTCGACCATTTCAGCAGCAGTACGTGCAACGTTCAGTACACCGCCGAATCCGGTGTCAATATCAACAAGCACCGGCAGATTGACAGCCCGGACTAATCCCCTGGCACGATCAGCCATCTCGGTGGAAGTAATCATGCCGAGATCAGGCAGCCCAACGCTTGCTGTGTAGGCACCACCTGACAGATATAGAGATGAAAAACCTGCCTTTTTAGCCACAAGTGCAGCCATTTCATCATGTGCGCCGGGAATTTGTAAAATATCTTTCTTTTCGATTAGTTCCTTAAACTGTTTTGCTAATTCTTCCTGTGTTGACGACTGGTTGACAATCCACGGCATCTGTTGTTCCTCCTTCTAATGTACAAATAACGCCACAAATTCGTTTACGTTCATTGAGATTAATCTTTCGTAATCAAAACTGATTTCTTGAATCACCTGCAGTTGTTTTTTTGCAAATTTGGTAGCGAGGTTATTCGTGTATTTCTGTCGTATTTGCGGTATTGCTTCCTCCCTGCGGAACCGGTGCCCCAATGGATATTCGCAAATGATGTTTTCGGTGGCAGTTCCGTCTTCAAAGTGGACTTGCACCGCATTCGCAATGGAACGTTTTTCAGGGTCAAGATAATCTTCGGTGTATGCTTCATTTTCTTTTAAAACCATTTTATCACGTAACACATCGATGACCGGATCAGCAGCCGCTTCATCTTCATAATCCTCTGCCGTTATGCCGCCTTTTAAAAGTCCCACCGCGGTAATGTACTGAATGCAATGATCCCGGTCCGCCGGGTTATGAAGAGTTCCTTTTTTATCGATGATCCTGACGGCAGATTCATGTGTCGTAATCGTTATCTGAACAATTTCATTCAGGCGGTCTTTAACTTCAGGATAAAGCTGTATTGCTGCTTCTGCTGCTGTCTGTGCATGAAATTCCGCCGGATAGGATACTTTAAATAATACATTTTCCATGACATAACTATCAAGCGGTTGGCTAAGCACAAGCTCCTGTTTGTTAAATAAAACATCCTGAAATCCCCAGCCAGGTGCACTTAAAGCAGTCTCGTAGCCCATTTCTCCATTAACAGCCATCAACGCCAGCCGAACACCTCTGCTGGTCGCGTCCCCTGCTGCCCACGATTTTCGCGAACCGGTATTCGGTGCATGCCGATACGTACGTAAACTGGAATTATCAATCCAAGCGTTGGACAACGCATTAATAATTTCTTCACGCCCGCCTCCGAGCATTTTTGTAACCACAGCTGTAGTGGCGACTTTTACATACAAAACATGGTCAAGCCCAACACGGTTGAGACTGTTCTCCAGAGCAAGAATCCCCTGAATTTCATGGGCTTTGATCATCATTTCCAGAACTTCTTGCATCTGTACAGGGTCTTCTCCCTTGCTGAGACGTTCCTGACTGACATAATCCGCCACTGCCAAAATACCGCCAAGATTATCGGACGGATGCCCCCATTCAGCGGCAAGCCATGTATCATTATAATCGAGCCAGCGAATGATGGCCCCAATATTGAATGCCCCCTGAACAGGATCAAGCACATAGGAAGTCCCCGGTACCCGAGCCCCGTTTGGAACAATCGTGCCTGGCACAACCGGCCCTAACAGCTTTGTACATTCCGGATAGTTCAAGGACAGAATACCGCATCCCAGTGTATCAATCAACACATGATGAGCGGTCGAGAAAGCCTCTTCACTGGTTATTTCCTTATTTAACACATAATCGGCAATTTCCTCCAAAATTTCGTCAACAGCCTTTTGTTCCTTCAATTTTTCCATCATCAACTTCCTTTCTATTGTCTATCGTCCAGCAAATACTGGACTTCTGCAAGTCCTTTATCAATCAATAAATCGAGCCAATTCTCACAAATTCCGCTCACCTATGTATTTCACCCTTGGCCTGAACAGGCGATTGTTTTCATGCTGTTCAATAATGTGTGCACATAGTCCAGCCGTTCTGGAACTGAAAAAGATTGGTGTGTATAACGGAATAGGAATCCCAAGCATCCAATAGACAGGAGCAGCATAATAATCGAGATTCGGATATAGTCCTTTTTCCTGCGCCATAACAGTTTCCCCTGCTTCACACATATCAAGCAATTGCGAATCACCTTTGCGCTCGCATAGCTGTTTCAAAGACTCTTTCATGATCGCAGCCCTCGGGTCCATTTTCTTCATATAGACACGATGCCCGAACCCCATAATCTTTTCTTTGCGTTGCATTTTATCCTCAAGTAATGTCACAAATTGATCAACTGAGCCTGCTTCATTTAACATACACATCACCGCTTCATTGGCACCGCCATGCAAACTTCCTTTCAACGATGCGACTGCACCGGTCAGTGCTCCGTACATATCTGATTGTGTCGAAGCAATCACTCTCGATGTAAACGTGGAATTGGGCATTTCGTGTTCACTATATAATAGAAGCAATCGGTCAAAAATTTCTGCTTCCAATTCCGTTGGTTTTTCACCCGTAATCATGTACAAAAAGTTTGAGCTATACGGTAATAACGGATCCGGATCAATCGGGTTTTCATTATTTATTATCCGGTAGCTGTTCACGGTTACAGCCGGTAATTTTCCCAATAAGTCATATGCCCGATGTTTATTCGCCTCAAGCGAACGGTCATCCAGCGCCAAGTCAAACCCGGCCAAAGCGGATATGGCTGTCCGCTGACCATCCATCGGGTGCGTTTCTTTGGGAAGTAATTTGAGCACATCCATAATCGTAGCAGGAAGCTGATAGTTCCCCTTTAATTTCTCTTCAAGAGCTTGTCGCTCAGCCTTTGACGGCAATGTGCCCTCAAGCAGCAGATAAACCACATCGGTATACGTTTTTCTTGTTGACAGATCAATCAAATCATAACCCCTGATAATGATTTTTTCCAGTTCCGTATCCAAAAGGGAAATTCCCGTTTCAGAAGCGATAACACCTTCCAACCCCGGAACAAACGCATCCTTTGTTTTCATCATGAAACCTCCATCCCATTCCTTTTATGATGACCTTCGTGATTGTATTGCTCATTCTATAAGTCTATTATACGTTTGAAATGGAAATCAGAAAAATATATAATTTTAATCATCAACCATAGTTTTTTTCAATACCAGAAAATATGCACAGGAGGTTATCCATGAAACTGCAGGATTGGAAAATGCTTGATGCGTTGTATGCCACCGGGAACATCACACAGGCATCGAAACGTCTCTTTCTTTCACAGCCAACACTTACATCAAGGATCAGAAGCCTTGAGGATTATTACGGGGTAAAACTTATCATCAGAAAGCAAAGAGGAATTACTTTTACACCCGAGGGGGAAGTGCTCGCGCGCCATGCCAAAAAAATGCTCCATGAACAGATAAACATTGAAGAAAAACTGAACAACATGAAAGAACAAGTTGCCGGCACGCTAAGAGTCGGGGTTTCCAATTTCTTTGCGCTGAATAAAATGCCGAAACTGCTGCGGCTTTTTAAGCAAACCTATCCGAACGTGGAGTTCCAGGTGGTGACCGGCTGGAGCAGTGAAATGTACCGGCGGATTTTAAATCATGATGTCCATATCAGCTTTATCAAAGGGAATTATAGCTGGAAAGACAACAAAGAACTGCTCTATGAGGAAGAAATATGCATTGCGTCACCATGGGATTTTACATGGGAAACGCTACCGGATTTTCCCCGCATTGATTATAATACGGATGAAAAAATGCGGCATATCGTCGATAATTGGTGGTATAACAACTATAAACAACATCCCAACATAAACATACAGGTCAATCAGGTCGAAACCTGTAAAGAAATGATTGTTAACGGTCTTGGCTATGCCATTTTGGCCAACCTTGTTGTGCGACCACATCCTGAATTGGTGACCAAACCGCTGCATTATCCTTCAGGTGAGACCATCACGCGAAAAACCTGGATGTATTATCACGAAGATTCGCTGCAGATGAATCTTGTCCATGCGTTTGTGAAATTTATCCGGGAACTGGATGTGAAAGGATTGTAATACCAGTAAATATAATGTAACAAAAATCGGATGGTGTCAGGCACCACCCGATTTTTACAATTACTTGGAAAGAACTTTACTCACTTTTTCAATCGCCCAGTCAAGGTCCTCTTTTTCAATAACCAATGGCGGTGCAAAACGAATTGTGTTTTCGTGTGTTTCTTTACACAACACGCCTTCTTCCTTCAGTGCTTCACAATATTTGCGGACCGGATGATTAAATTCAACTCCGATAAACAGTCCGCGAACACGAATTTCCTTCAATTCCGGATTGTCAATCTTGCTCAATGCTTTTTCAAAGTATTCACCAAGTTCCAGTGAACGTTCAACCAACTTTTCCTCTTCAATTACATCAAGCGCAGCCATTGACACAGCACATGCCAGTGGGTTTCCACCGAATGTTGAACCATGTGAACCCGGTGTGAAAACATCCATAATATCTTTGTTGGCAGCAATTGCTGATACCGGCATGACGCCGCCGCCTAGAGCTTTACCCATCACAAAAATATCCGGAGTGACTCCTTCCCATTCGCATGCAAACATTTTACCGGTACGTGCAAAACCAGTTTGCACCTCATCAGCAATGAACAATACATTATTTTCATCACAGATTTTACGGATTTCTTTTAAATATCCTTCTGGCGGAATGATAATGCCTGCTTCACCCTGGATTGGCTCTACAATTATAGCAGCAGTGTTTGGTGTGATTGCCTTACGGATTGCATCAGCATCTCCGTATTCCACTTTGTTAATGTTTGGTACAAATGGACCGTAATCCTTAGTAGCACCGGGATCATCGGATAAAGAAATTGCGTTTAACGTCCGGCCATGGAAGTTTCCTCTCGCAGCGATGATTTCTGCTTTGTTATCTTCCACTCCTTTTACTTCATATGCCCACCGGCGTGCAGCTTTAATACTTGTCTCGACAGCTTCCACACCAGTGTTCATAGGCAGCACTTTATCTTTTCCGGTTATTTCTGCAACTCGTTTGGTCCATGGTCCGAGCAATTCATTATGGAACGCACGGGATGTCAACGTTACTTTGTCCGCCTGATCTTTCAGCGCACCAATAATTTTCGGATGACGATGGCCCTGGTTTACAGCAGAATAAGCACTCAACATATCCATGTATTTATTGCCTTCAGGATCTTTCACCCATACACCTTCCGCTTCTGCAACGACTATCGGCAGCGGATGATAATTATGCGCACCATAATGCTCTGTCTGTTCAATAATTTCTTTAGACGATGCCATGAAAAACTCCTCCTTGTAAATCTGATTGGAGCAGAATGCTGACACATCCCGCTCCAAATATTTCTAGTATGTCTCAGATACTGTTTTTGCCATCATGTGCAGTGCCAAATAATCCGGACCGCCTGCTTTGGAATCAGTACCGGACATTTTAAATCCGCCGAATGGCTGGTATCCAACAATCGCACCTGTACAGTTTCGGTTGAAATACAGGTTCCCAACATCGAACTCCATCGTTGCTTTATTCAGATGCTCACGGTTTCTGGAAATGACAGCACCAGTTAAGCCGTATTCTGAGTTATTGGCCATATCAAGCGCCTCATCAAAATCTTTTGCTTTGGCAAAGGCAACAACCGGACCGAAAATTTCTTCCTGCATAATACGCGCTTCAATATCGACATCAGCAAAAACGGTTGGCTGAATAAAGAAGCCTGTGGAGTTATCTCCTTCGCCGCCGGCAGCAAGTTTTCCTTCCTGTTTGCCAATTTCAATATAATCCATAATTTTATCATAAGCACCCTGATCAATAACAGGACCCATATACATATCAGGTGTCGTTGTTTCGCCCACGGTCAGTTCATTTGTGCGCTTCACAACTTTATCGAGCACTTCATCATAGACATCTTCATGCACGACAGCACGGGATCCGGCAGAACACTTTTGCCCGGAGAATCCAAATGCAGAGGTTACAATTGATTCTACTGCAACATCAATATCGGCTTCTTTGTCAACAACAACAGTATCCTTTCCACCCATTTCCACAATAACACGTTTCAGATGGTTTTGCTCCTCCTGGACAGCTGCAGCACGGCCATACAGACGTGTACCAACATCACGGGAGCCGGTAAACGTAATTAAAGCAGTTTTTGGATGATCGACCAAGTAATCACCGACTTCCCCGCCGCTTCCGGGAAGGAAATTGATGACGCCATCCGGCATACCTGCTTCCACTAAGACATCAACAAACTCAGCTGCAATGACAGGTGTGGCACTTGCCGGTTTCAGAATCGTCGTATTTCCTGTTACAAGTGGTGCAACAGTTGTACCGACCATAATTGCGAATGCAAAGTTCCATGGCGGAATCGTAACGGCAACCCCCGTTGGAATGTACATGTATCGATTGTATTCGCCGATTCTGCTGTTTACGTCTTTACCCTGATCCAGTTCAATCATCTGACGGGCGTAATATTCCATGAAGTCGATACCTTCTGCAATATCTGCATCTGCTTCCTTCCACGGTTTACCTGCTTCTTTAATAAGCAGCGCCGTGAATTCAGCTTTTCTGCGACGTACAATGGCCGCCGCGCGAATCAAAATGTTGGCACGGTCCACTGCTTTTGTATATTTCCATGTTTTAAACGCTTCAGCAGCAGCCTGAATTGCCTTTTCAGCTTCTTCCTTGCCTGCTTTCGCTACCGTTCCAATAACTTCTTCTTTATTTCCGGGATTAATGGAAGTAATTTTTTGCTCGGTGGAAACACGCTCGCCACCAATTAGAAGATCATAATTTTTTCCCAGTTCCGCCTGGATTGTTTTCATTCCGGCGTCCAGTGTTTGACGATTTTCTTCAACTTTAAAATCTGTAAATGGTTCGTGTTTATATCGTGTTAACATGTAAGCCCTCCCAAAATTATTATTTGTTCCTTTTCTATAAAAGCAAATTTTATGCCAACTATTCAAATGCTGAATTGGCGGGATTTCAGGTTCATAGCTGCAAAATCAAATTGCACTATGTCAAGTATTGCCGCAAATGTATTTTGCAGTATTTACTGTTTTACCTTAAAATAAAGTACAGGAGGATAGCTTATGAATAAAGATGATACACAGTCGTTAATTCATATGAATGATTTATATAAACAACTGCTCAATGAAGTGAATGTCGGGGTTCATGCGATAAACGCACAGGGAAAAACAATCATTTATAATAAAAAGATGATGGAAATTGAGTCGATGGAAAGTGCCGATGTGCTTGGCAAAAATGTATTGGATGTCTTCTCCTTCAATGAAAATCAGCACAGCACCCTTGTGCATGCACTGAAAACCGGGAAAGTTACCAAGGACGTCAGACAAACATATTTCAATAACAAAGGTGAAGAAATTACTACGATTAATAATACATTTCCGATTGTAAGAAACGGAAAAATTACTGAAGCTGTCGAGATTGCCAAAGATGTAACTCAGTTGGAACACGTCATCAAGGAAAATGTGCTGCGGAAGAAAAACAGCAGTTATACATTTGATCAGATTATTGGGGACAGCCCAGAATTCACCTCGGTTATCGAAGAAGCCAAACTCGGCACACGCACAGCTTCATCCGTGCTAATTGTCGGGGAAACCGGTACAGGTAAGGAATTGTTTGCCCAAAGCATCCATAATGGCAGCGATAGGTCTGGCGCATCTTTTATTGCCCAAAACTGTGCGGCAATCCCGGAGAGCCTGATGGAAAGTTTGCTGTTTGGGACCAAAAAAGGCGCATTTACGGGAGCTATCGATTCACCAGGCCTTTTCGAGCAGGCAGACGGCGGAACTTTACTGCTTGATGAAATCAACTCACTTGATGCCGCACTTCAGGCCAAACTGTTACGGGCAATTCAGGAAAAAACAATCAGAAGAATCGGTGATACACAAGATAAAAAAGTCGACGTACGCATTATCGCAACCGTGAACGATGATCCAGCAGATATTCTGGCAAACAATCACATCCGCAAAGACCTGTTTTACCGGCTTAGTGTTATCACCCTTCATATCCCGCCATTACGGGAACGAAAACAAGACATTATACCGCTGTCACAGGAATTCATCCATAAATATAACGCATTATTCCACATGAACGTCCGGAAAATCAGCGAAGACGCAATCGCCCTTCTCTACCAGCATGATTGGCCGGGAAATGTGCGGGAGCTGGAGCACACCATTGAAGGCGCCATGAATCTGATTATTGATGAGGAAGAAATCCAGACACACCATCTGCCAATCCGGTTCCGGAAAAGGTATCAGAGCAGTGAAGATGACAGCCCCGAACAGGATGTAACAAATAACACTTCCCGATCACTGCATGCGACAATCAGCGAAGTGGAAAAAAACTACATCAAACAAGTGCTGGCTGAAACCAATCACAATGTTACACAAGCTGCAAAGAAACTTGGCATCAGCAGACAGAGTCTTCAATATCGGATTAGAAAATACACAATTTAATAATCGGGTAATGCCGGACATCACCCGATTTTTTCCATTACTTTTTCTTCTTCTTGATCACCGGATTTTCCAGTCCATACTCCAGTAAGAGATGATTTCGATGAGATTTTATCAGCCATTCCCCCATTCAACAATTTTCAAAAACAGACTCATTTGCATTTTTGTAAAATTAACTT is a window of Virgibacillus ihumii DNA encoding:
- a CDS encoding bifunctional 2-methylcitrate dehydratase/aconitate hydratase, coding for MEKLKEQKAVDEILEEIADYVLNKEITSEEAFSTAHHVLIDTLGCGILSLNYPECTKLLGPVVPGTIVPNGARVPGTSYVLDPVQGAFNIGAIIRWLDYNDTWLAAEWGHPSDNLGGILAVADYVSQERLSKGEDPVQMQEVLEMMIKAHEIQGILALENSLNRVGLDHVLYVKVATTAVVTKMLGGGREEIINALSNAWIDNSSLRTYRHAPNTGSRKSWAAGDATSRGVRLALMAVNGEMGYETALSAPGWGFQDVLFNKQELVLSQPLDSYVMENVLFKVSYPAEFHAQTAAEAAIQLYPEVKDRLNEIVQITITTHESAVRIIDKKGTLHNPADRDHCIQYITAVGLLKGGITAEDYEDEAAADPVIDVLRDKMVLKENEAYTEDYLDPEKRSIANAVQVHFEDGTATENIICEYPLGHRFRREEAIPQIRQKYTNNLATKFAKKQLQVIQEISFDYERLISMNVNEFVALFVH
- the pruA gene encoding L-glutamate gamma-semialdehyde dehydrogenase codes for the protein MLTRYKHEPFTDFKVEENRQTLDAGMKTIQAELGKNYDLLIGGERVSTEQKITSINPGNKEEVIGTVAKAGKEEAEKAIQAAAEAFKTWKYTKAVDRANILIRAAAIVRRRKAEFTALLIKEAGKPWKEADADIAEGIDFMEYYARQMIELDQGKDVNSRIGEYNRYMYIPTGVAVTIPPWNFAFAIMVGTTVAPLVTGNTTILKPASATPVIAAEFVDVLVEAGMPDGVINFLPGSGGEVGDYLVDHPKTALITFTGSRDVGTRLYGRAAAVQEEQNHLKRVIVEMGGKDTVVVDKEADIDVAVESIVTSAFGFSGQKCSAGSRAVVHEDVYDEVLDKVVKRTNELTVGETTTPDMYMGPVIDQGAYDKIMDYIEIGKQEGKLAAGGEGDNSTGFFIQPTVFADVDIEARIMQEEIFGPVVAFAKAKDFDEALDMANNSEYGLTGAVISRNREHLNKATMEFDVGNLYFNRNCTGAIVGYQPFGGFKMSGTDSKAGGPDYLALHMMAKTVSETY
- the mmgD gene encoding citrate synthase, which encodes MMKTKDAFVPGLEGVIASETGISLLDTELEKIIIRGYDLIDLSTRKTYTDVVYLLLEGTLPSKAERQALEEKLKGNYQLPATIMDVLKLLPKETHPMDGQRTAISALAGFDLALDDRSLEANKHRAYDLLGKLPAVTVNSYRIINNENPIDPDPLLPYSSNFLYMITGEKPTELEAEIFDRLLLLYSEHEMPNSTFTSRVIASTQSDMYGALTGAVASLKGSLHGGANEAVMCMLNEAGSVDQFVTLLEDKMQRKEKIMGFGHRVYMKKMDPRAAIMKESLKQLCERKGDSQLLDMCEAGETVMAQEKGLYPNLDYYAAPVYWMLGIPIPLYTPIFFSSRTAGLCAHIIEQHENNRLFRPRVKYIGERNL
- a CDS encoding LysR family transcriptional regulator, translated to MKLQDWKMLDALYATGNITQASKRLFLSQPTLTSRIRSLEDYYGVKLIIRKQRGITFTPEGEVLARHAKKMLHEQINIEEKLNNMKEQVAGTLRVGVSNFFALNKMPKLLRLFKQTYPNVEFQVVTGWSSEMYRRILNHDVHISFIKGNYSWKDNKELLYEEEICIASPWDFTWETLPDFPRIDYNTDEKMRHIVDNWWYNNYKQHPNINIQVNQVETCKEMIVNGLGYAILANLVVRPHPELVTKPLHYPSGETITRKTWMYYHEDSLQMNLVHAFVKFIRELDVKGL
- the prpB gene encoding methylisocitrate lyase gives rise to the protein MPWIVNQSSTQEELAKQFKELIEKKDILQIPGAHDEMAALVAKKAGFSSLYLSGGAYTASVGLPDLGMITSTEMADRARGLVRAVNLPVLVDIDTGFGGVLNVARTAAEMVEAKVAAVQIEDQKLPKKCGHLNGKQLVAKEELAQKIRAIKEVAPSLVVVARTDAKAVEGMDSAIERANFYVEAGADAIFPEALQTEEEFRLFAGKLDVPLLANMTEFGKTPYFTAQEFQDMGFGMVIYPVTSLRVAAKAYERIFQLIMEEGTQKEGLSDMQTRQELYDTISLDEFEELDGNIAKTVLDE
- a CDS encoding IclR family transcriptional regulator, translated to MAKKKGEPQLLSSVTNALRILKSFSTFESTKKVGELAESLGLAKSTVSRLLATLASEGFVKKDEKTNGYSLGLSVLTLGGIVINNLEIHSEAAPVLNKLVNDTGETAHLSILDGLDNIYIHKEECTHPVRILTHVGRRNPAYCTSSGKVLLAFDDGNTVEEIIDQGLVAYTENSITDPDKLRNELETIHDQGYAVSTEELTEGTRSVAAPIRDYTGKVVSAITVVGPIQRMADNKIRDIAKKVKEAGNEASERLGYDKRYFKRFEQMNL
- a CDS encoding ornithine--oxo-acid transaminase yields the protein MASSKEIIEQTEHYGAHNYHPLPIVVAEAEGVWVKDPEGNKYMDMLSAYSAVNQGHRHPKIIGALKDQADKVTLTSRAFHNELLGPWTKRVAEITGKDKVLPMNTGVEAVETSIKAARRWAYEVKGVEDNKAEIIAARGNFHGRTLNAISLSDDPGATKDYGPFVPNINKVEYGDADAIRKAITPNTAAIIVEPIQGEAGIIIPPEGYLKEIRKICDENNVLFIADEVQTGFARTGKMFACEWEGVTPDIFVMGKALGGGVMPVSAIAANKDIMDVFTPGSHGSTFGGNPLACAVSMAALDVIEEEKLVERSLELGEYFEKALSKIDNPELKEIRVRGLFIGVEFNHPVRKYCEALKEEGVLCKETHENTIRFAPPLVIEKEDLDWAIEKVSKVLSK
- a CDS encoding sigma-54 interaction domain-containing protein, yielding MNKDDTQSLIHMNDLYKQLLNEVNVGVHAINAQGKTIIYNKKMMEIESMESADVLGKNVLDVFSFNENQHSTLVHALKTGKVTKDVRQTYFNNKGEEITTINNTFPIVRNGKITEAVEIAKDVTQLEHVIKENVLRKKNSSYTFDQIIGDSPEFTSVIEEAKLGTRTASSVLIVGETGTGKELFAQSIHNGSDRSGASFIAQNCAAIPESLMESLLFGTKKGAFTGAIDSPGLFEQADGGTLLLDEINSLDAALQAKLLRAIQEKTIRRIGDTQDKKVDVRIIATVNDDPADILANNHIRKDLFYRLSVITLHIPPLRERKQDIIPLSQEFIHKYNALFHMNVRKISEDAIALLYQHDWPGNVRELEHTIEGAMNLIIDEEEIQTHHLPIRFRKRYQSSEDDSPEQDVTNNTSRSLHATISEVEKNYIKQVLAETNHNVTQAAKKLGISRQSLQYRIRKYTI